The genomic stretch TCCACCAGCCACTCCAACTGCGGTATAACGACGAGCCAGAACACCAATCCGATGGTGGTTGCCTTCAGAATAGAGGTCAGCATGTCGGTGAGCTTGCGCATCGTGAACATTTGCTTGATTTGGTTGACCGGGTTGAGGCGGTTGACATCGATTTTTAGCGCTTCCACCGCGAACAGCGGGCCGTATTGGATCCAACCGCCGACAATACGCATCAGCAGCGCCACACTAATGGTCAACAGGCAGAAGGTGCCCAGCAGTGATAACGCTTCGCTGAACACTTCATTGGTGGCATGGCCGAACGGGTCAGACAGACGGCTCAGCGGCAATTGCATTAATGCCTGTAGTTTGCTCATGCCGTTATCGGTCAGCGCCAGAATCATCTCCAGTAGTGCAAAGCTAATCAGCAGTTTGGGAACATCCTGACTTTGACCGACTTCCCCTTTTTTGCGCGCATCCTGCAATTTCTTGGGGGTGGGTTTTTCGGTTTTTTCGCTCATCCCGGCACCTTAGTGGTTAATTGTCGTATTCAGCGCTCAGGACGATGCCTGAAAGAACAGCGGAAACAGGTGTTTCAGGTCGGCCAGCGCCTTGAGTCGGCCTTCACCGAGAAACTGCAACACCGGCATGTAGAGCACGAAAAACGCGATCCCGGCCAGGCACTTGGCCGGGGCGGACAGCACGTAGACCTGCAATTGCGGACTGTAAAGACTGAGAATGGCGATGCTGAATTCCAGCAACAGTAACAACGCCACCAACGGACCGGCATACACGATCATGTGTTGGAAGGTGTCGTTGAGCAGACCGAGATAGGTGTGAAAACCCAGCTCCGATAACGGCGGCAGAAAATCCAATGCGGGCCATAGCCGGTAACTGTCCCACAGTAATTGCGTGAAGCCGGAAAACCCGATGGTGATGATCAGCAGCAGGGTAAACAGCTCTTTCATCATGTGGCCAATCGGGGTGGCATCGCTACCCAGCGCCGGGTTGAGCTGGCCGCCGGTCAGCGCGCCACGCTGGTTATCGAACAACGCGCCCACAGATTCAAACAGCCAGAACGGCATGGCCAGCACCACCCCCAGCAGCAATCCAATGACCAGCTCTTTGAGCAACAGCGCGGGTAACATGGGCCAGGTTATTGTGGTGGTTAACATGTGTTGCTGGATAGCACCGGCCGGGACTAGCGCGATGGCAAGCGCCACCGCGTTGCGCAGCATGCCTTTGATAATGCTGAAAGAGAACAGTGGTACCAGAAACAGGCATGGATACAACCGGGCTACGCCGAGCGTTAGCGCGTAAATAAAATCGTAAATAGACTGGAGGGTGGCAAGAGAGAGCATCGTCACCTCATGCCCGGACTTGTTCGATCATATTAAAAGCCATGACCGCCAGTTGGATTAACTCAACGCCTATCCAGCGGCCGGTCATGGCCAACACCAACCCTACCGCCACCAGTTTGACGGCAAAAGGCAACGTTTGGTCCTGCAACTGCATCACCGCCTGTAGCAGTGAAATCAGTACACCGACCACCACCGCGACCAACAACGGCGGTGCAGACAGCATCACCACCAACACCATCGCCTGTCGGAACAGCGTGAGCGTTTCCATGATGACCTCACAGGTAACTGTAGAACAGGCCGTCCAGCAGACGCGTCCAGCCGTTAACCAGCACGAACAGCAATAGCTTGAGCGGGAGCGAAAGGGTGGTCGGCGCTACCATCTGCATCCCCAGCGCCAGCAGGACATTAGAGACAATCAGGTCGATAACGATGAACGGGATATAAATCAGAAAACCGATTTTAAACCCGGCTTGTAGCTCTGAGAGCACGTAAGCGGGTAGGATTAACAGGATGCTCTGGGTGGTTATTTTCTCCGACATCGCCGCTGGCCACATGCGCAGGCTGTTTTCATGCAGATGGGTGAGAATATCCGGGTCAGTGTTGCGCGACATGAATCTCTGTAACGGTTCGATGCCGCGGGTCACGCTGCTTTCCAGCGCGTCGAGGTTACTGAAATCCACCGGTGCGTCCTGAAACCGCTGTTTGATGTCGCTGAATACCGGTGCCATCACGAACAGCGTGGCGGCGAGCGCCACACCGTATAACGCCATGTTGGGTGGCACTTGCTGTACCCCGATGGCGTTGCGGGTGAGCATCAGTACCATCGATATTTTCAGAAAACAGGTGCAGACGATCATCATCAGCGGAATCAGTGACAGCGACCCCAGAAACAGGGCAAACATCACCGGGTCGAAATTGCCCGAGGTCATCGCAATGACTCCGTGGCGAGCTCCCGGCCAGCAATCGGTCCACGGGTGATTTGTAACCCAAGTCGACCGTCTACATTGACCAGTTCTCCCTGCGCCAGTGGTTGTTCGCCGTGATACAGCGTGGCTTCGCCGGGCGTGGCCTGTTGCAGGGTTAACACGGTACCGGGAGCGAGTTGCTGCAAATCCTGTAGTGTCAGTGTCAGGTAGCCGCAGCGTACCGTCAGTGCCAGCGCGAGCGGAGGCAGTGGATAACCTGACAGCGGTTCGCCAGAGGGCAACGTACTTTCTGCACAGGGTGATGTTTCCTGCACATTGCTGTTATTCGGCAGGGTATTGCCGTAAGACGTGGTATTGCCGTAAGCAGCGGTGTCGTCAAACGGTGTCGGGTCACCAAAGCGCGTTGTGTCGCCAGGAAATGTGGTCACGGGGCAGTCCTCCAGTTCTGTCACGGCAAACCAGTAAGGGGCGAGTGCCTCCATCCTGAGTTGCCCGGCTAACCGCCGGTCGGCCAGCGTAATGCTGCCGTCGCCTTGCGGTGAGAAGTACTGTCTATGTGGACAGATCACGTCACCCGGTTCCAGACTCGCCAACTGTTCTTGTGACAACGTCACGTCGGCCAGTATTAATGGCAGGCGTATCGCCAGGTGATTGGGCAAAACCGAGCGTGGTGCGTGCCACCCCGGCCGACTCTGCCATCGCTGCACCGTATGGAATGACGTTCGTAACCGACTGCGAATACGAAAATCACCCCGTATCACCTCCAGCCACAATGTTAATTCGGCTGATGTGTTATCACCTGAAGGCGTATTGTCATCTGATGCTGCTACAGAATCAGGTTGTGCAGGTAACAGCGGCTGAATTTCACCGAACAGCTCGCGCAATGCCGGGCTGAGCGCCTGATTGTAGTGCGTCCAGTAACGGGTCACGGTTTCATTGTTGTCATGCTTGCCGGGTAATAGTGCCGGGCAGGCGGAGAGCAGCGACAGCAAGGGGGCAGCATTGTCCAGCCATAGTGTACCGTCGTGGCAACGCCAGCCGCTTTCCGCTCCGACAACGGGCGCGTCGTGCGCTAACTGCATGCGCAATTCCCCCGGTTGTCCCTCCAGCGTGAAGGCGAAGCGCTGTGCGCTCGCCAACTGGCGCGATAGCGTCGCTTGCGCCTGACTGATGTGCCGTAGTGTCTGTGCCAGTGGGGTCATAGGTCGTCATCCTCCCGGCTGTCGAATTGCAGGCGTACCGGTGCGCGTAACGTGCTTGCCAGCGAACGGCGGCACGCGTCACGTTGGTTTTTCAACCGTTCATAAGTGGTTTTGCCAAACCGCAGCGACACATCCCAGCCGTGAGCGGGGAGCGCTACCATGCGAACGTCTACGCTGCCCAGTTGTGGCAACTGCACGCTGAACGACAGCGGCTCGCCACG from Dickeya zeae NCPPB 2538 encodes the following:
- the sctT gene encoding type III secretion system export apparatus subunit SctT — its product is MLSLATLQSIYDFIYALTLGVARLYPCLFLVPLFSFSIIKGMLRNAVALAIALVPAGAIQQHMLTTTITWPMLPALLLKELVIGLLLGVVLAMPFWLFESVGALFDNQRGALTGGQLNPALGSDATPIGHMMKELFTLLLIITIGFSGFTQLLWDSYRLWPALDFLPPLSELGFHTYLGLLNDTFQHMIVYAGPLVALLLLLEFSIAILSLYSPQLQVYVLSAPAKCLAGIAFFVLYMPVLQFLGEGRLKALADLKHLFPLFFQASS
- the sctS gene encoding type III secretion system export apparatus subunit SctS; this translates as METLTLFRQAMVLVVMLSAPPLLVAVVVGVLISLLQAVMQLQDQTLPFAVKLVAVGLVLAMTGRWIGVELIQLAVMAFNMIEQVRA
- the sctR gene encoding type III secretion system export apparatus subunit SctR, producing the protein MTSGNFDPVMFALFLGSLSLIPLMMIVCTCFLKISMVLMLTRNAIGVQQVPPNMALYGVALAATLFVMAPVFSDIKQRFQDAPVDFSNLDALESSVTRGIEPLQRFMSRNTDPDILTHLHENSLRMWPAAMSEKITTQSILLILPAYVLSELQAGFKIGFLIYIPFIVIDLIVSNVLLALGMQMVAPTTLSLPLKLLLFVLVNGWTRLLDGLFYSYL
- the sctQ gene encoding type III secretion system cytoplasmic ring protein SctQ yields the protein MTPLAQTLRHISQAQATLSRQLASAQRFAFTLEGQPGELRMQLAHDAPVVGAESGWRCHDGTLWLDNAAPLLSLLSACPALLPGKHDNNETVTRYWTHYNQALSPALRELFGEIQPLLPAQPDSVAASDDNTPSGDNTSAELTLWLEVIRGDFRIRSRLRTSFHTVQRWQSRPGWHAPRSVLPNHLAIRLPLILADVTLSQEQLASLEPGDVICPHRQYFSPQGDGSITLADRRLAGQLRMEALAPYWFAVTELEDCPVTTFPGDTTRFGDPTPFDDTAAYGNTTSYGNTLPNNSNVQETSPCAESTLPSGEPLSGYPLPPLALALTVRCGYLTLTLQDLQQLAPGTVLTLQQATPGEATLYHGEQPLAQGELVNVDGRLGLQITRGPIAGRELATESLR